Part of the Trueperaceae bacterium genome is shown below.
CGCCTGGCCCGGGGTCACCTCCACGAGAGTGTGGGCGAGCTGAAGGCCATCGTCGGTGGCCGCCACCGAGTAGACGCCCGGCAGCAAGCCGTCAACGACCTGCTCGTCTTCGTCGCTGACCTCCAGGTGCTGGAAGTAGTCGTCCGGGCCCACCAGATCCACGTTCGGGTGTTGTTCGCCTGGCGTTTCCGCGGTGAAGACGATCGCTCCCGTCTCCACGGCCACGTCCACCTCTTCTGTCTCGGCGTCGATCGGTTCGGTCCCGGTGACCTCGATCCCACCGACCGCGACGAACTCCTCGCCGCCTACCGTGCTGACGTCCTCCTGGGCGAGCGCCGCACCGGCCGCAACCAGAATCAACACCAGGAGCAGATCGCGAATTCGACTGAAAGTTGTCATCCTTGCCCCCTTCCTGAGCTGTGAACTCACTCTCTCAGGGTAGGGAGTGTTCGGGAAGCCAAACTGTGAGGTGGTTCAGTTCTACCCTCAGCGGCCTTCGGCCGCCCCGGCCCCGGCCTCGCGCCCGCGAAGGATTCCGCGCTCCCTGACGATGTCCAGCGCCAGGGTCTGATAACCGATCTCGTCGAACAGCACCACGACCTTGCCCTCCTCGTAACGGACGACCTGGCCGTCACCGAAGCTCTCGTGCATCACCTGGCTGCCTATCGGATACGGCCCATCCTCATGCCCCTCGGCGACCTGCCCCGCCTCGCAGCGGTCGCAGTTCCCGCAGGGCGGATCGTAACTCTCGCCGAAGTAGGAGAGGAGGTAGGCACGGCGGCAGCCCTCGGTTTCCGCGTAGGAGCGCATCATCTCTACCCGCGACTTCTCGAAAGCCTTGTGCCGGTCCTGCAGCCGCTGGGCCGCTTCGGCAGCCTCGGTAGCAGAGGGACCGCCGTCGACGGCCGTGACGGTCCCGTCCCCATCGACCTCGAGCGCTCCGACCTCCTCGAGGTGGTTGAGAACGGTCTGCAGTCTGGTGACGGAGAGTCCGGTTGCCTCCCTCAACTCGGCCGCATCGACCGGTCCGCCGGCGCTCTCCACCAGCACCGCGATCCTCTCGTGCGTGCTCGCGTCTATCGCGGTGCCGCTGTTGAGGAATCGCTGGAGGCGCACGTCATCGGGTTGGTAGAGGAGGATGGCGGCTGCCGGGGTCCCATCCCGTCCGGCTCGGCCTATCTGCTGGTAGTAGGCATCGAGGGAACCGGTGATGTCGTAATGGATGACGAAGGCCACGTGCGGCTTGTCTACCCCCATACCGAAGGCGGTGGTGGCGACGATCACCTCCAGTTCGTCGTCCATGAACGCCGACTGGACACGCTCCCGATCCGTCTTGTCACGACCCGCGTGGTAGGCGGCAGCGCGGTAGCCGGCCTCCTCGAGCCTCTCGGCCAATTCGTCGGCGTGTTGCCTGGTCGCGACGTA
Proteins encoded:
- a CDS encoding ATP-dependent DNA helicase RecQ is translated as MSNGKKADGRLSERIRELAREAFGYDGLRPGQEKAIRAVVEGRDALVVMPTGSGKSAIYQVAGLMVEGKTVVVSPLLALQRDQVEALTEYGAEGGEAEALNSTLGREERRDLLERAATGKVEFLFLAPEQFSSGDTLERLRESPPSLFVIDEAHCVTEWGHDFRPDYLQLKAVIESLGEPRILALTATAAAPVREEIVERLGMKEPEIIVHGFDRPNLELSVERMGGNKEKLERLLELLPDLGRPGIVYVATRQHADELAERLEEAGYRAAAYHAGRDKTDRERVQSAFMDDELEVIVATTAFGMGVDKPHVAFVIHYDITGSLDAYYQQIGRAGRDGTPAAAILLYQPDDVRLQRFLNSGTAIDASTHERIAVLVESAGGPVDAAELREATGLSVTRLQTVLNHLEEVGALEVDGDGTVTAVDGGPSATEAAEAAQRLQDRHKAFEKSRVEMMRSYAETEGCRRAYLLSYFGESYDPPCGNCDRCEAGQVAEGHEDGPYPIGSQVMHESFGDGQVVRYEEGKVVVLFDEIGYQTLALDIVRERGILRGREAGAGAAEGR